Within Deinococcus actinosclerus, the genomic segment TCATGCTGACGAGCAGGCGGTCGCTGCGGCGTTCCAGGGTGCGGGTGGCGTACACGGCGGGCACGTTGCACCCGAAGCCCAGGATCAGGGGGATGAACGCGCGGCCGTCCAGGCCGACGCTGCGCATGGCACGGTCCATCAGGAATGCCGCGCGGGCCATGTAGCCGCTGTCTTCCAGGAAGCTCATGGCGAGGTACAGCACGAGCAGGGTGGGCAGGAAGCTCAGGACGGTGCCCACGCCGGGAATGATCGCGCCGGTCACGAGGTCGCGGGCCAGCGGGAACCACGCCAGGGCGGCGCTGGCCCAGCCGGTCAGGGTGTCCTGGAGGGGGCCGCCGATCAGGTCCACGAAGGGCGCGGCGACCGTGAAGGTCAGGCGGAATACCAGCAGCACGAGCGCCAAGAAGAGCGGGATGCCCAGCCAGGGGTGCAGCGCCAGCGCGTCCAGGCGTTCGGTGACGGTGCGCCGCGCCTGGGCCTGTGGAGCGGCGGCGCGGGCGATGTCCCCGGCCAGCGCGTAGCGCGCCTCGGCGATCTCGATCAGCGGGTCGAAACCCTGGGTGTCCAGTTCGCGCAGCTGCGCGTCGGCGGCCTGCACGAGCGCCGCGTGCCCGGTGGCGTTCAGGCGGCCGCGCACGCTGGGGTCGCCCTCCAGCAGCGTCAGGGCCAGGTAGCGGTGCGCGTGGGGGGGCAGGGTGTCCACGCCGACCATGCGGGCGGTCAGGGCCTCCACGGCCAGTTCGATGGCCTCGGGGTAACGCACGCCGATGCCCAGCGTGGCGTGGCCCAGGGCGCCGTCGAGCACGGCGTCCGTGCCGCGTGCGCGACTGGCGACCGTCTCGACGACCGGCACGCCCAGCAGGCGCGACAGCGCGCGGGAGTCCACCTGCACGCCCTTCTCGCGCGCCTCATCCACGAGGTTCAGGGCCACGGCGACCGGCAGGCGGTAGTCCATGAGCTGGAGCGTCAGGTAGAGGTTGCGCTCCAGGTTCCCCGCGTCCAGGACGTTCAGCACGGCGTCCGGGGCCTCGTCGAGCAGCGCGGTGCGGGTGATGAGTTCCTCGGGGGTATGCGGGCTCAGCGAGTACGCGCCGGGCAGGTCGAGGAGGTGCACGCGCCGCCCGGCGTGGTTCAGGTGCGCCTCGCGCTTCTCGACGGTCACGCCGCTCCAGTTGCCGACCTTCAGGTTGGTGCCGGCCAGGGCGTTGATCAGGGTCGTCTTGCCCACGTTGGGGTTCCCGACCACCACCACGCGCGGCTCCCGCGCGGCCTTCAGGCGAGCCAGGGTGTCGGCGCAGGCGGCCTCGTCGGGAATCAGGGTGGGGGGCCGGGTCACGGCGGGGGCGGTCACGCGCGCACCCGGATCAGACGCAGGTCGTCTGCGCGCAGGGCCAGCAGCGTCGCGCCGACGCGCAATTCCACCGGGTCACCCAGCGGGGCGCGGCGCACGACCGTGACGGGCGCGCCCCGCACGAAGCCCAGTTCCATCAGGCGGCGGCGCAGCGGGTGGGCGGGGTCGAGGGCCACGACATGCGCGGTCTGACCGGGCGCCAGTGAGTCGAGGGGCACATCCGGCATATACCCGAGTATACAGATACGGATTAACAGGAAGTAAAGAGCGGCCGGCCCCACCACACCGGGGGACCGGCCGCACCCAGGTCAGATCACTCAGCGGTCTTCGAGCGCCAGCTCGACCAGCCGGGTCACCAGCGCGCTGTAGTTCAGGCCCGCCGCCTCGAACAGCTTGGGATACATGCTGGTCGTCGTGAAACCCGGCATGGTGTTCACCTCGTTCAGCAGCAGCTCACCGGTCTCCTCGACGTAGAAGAAGTCCACGCGGGCCAGTCCCGCACAGTCCAGCGCGCGGAATGCCCTCAGGGCCAGCGTCCGGATCTGCTCGGCGACCTCGGGGGGTAGCGGCGCGGGGATGTGCATGCTGGCGCGGCCCTCGGTGTACTTCGTCTCGTAATCGTAGAAATCCGCGTCGAAGCGCAGTTCCCCGACCGGACTAGCGATGGGCGCGTCGTTGCCCAGAATACCGACCTCGACCTCGCGGGGCTTGTGGGCGGTCATGGCCTCCAGGATCACGCGGCGGTCCAGACTGAACGCCAGGTTCAGCGCGCCGTCCAGGTCCTCGGCGCGGGCGACCTTGCTGATCCC encodes:
- the feoB gene encoding ferrous iron transport protein B encodes the protein MTAPAVTRPPTLIPDEAACADTLARLKAAREPRVVVVGNPNVGKTTLINALAGTNLKVGNWSGVTVEKREAHLNHAGRRVHLLDLPGAYSLSPHTPEELITRTALLDEAPDAVLNVLDAGNLERNLYLTLQLMDYRLPVAVALNLVDEAREKGVQVDSRALSRLLGVPVVETVASRARGTDAVLDGALGHATLGIGVRYPEAIELAVEALTARMVGVDTLPPHAHRYLALTLLEGDPSVRGRLNATGHAALVQAADAQLRELDTQGFDPLIEIAEARYALAGDIARAAAPQAQARRTVTERLDALALHPWLGIPLFLALVLLVFRLTFTVAAPFVDLIGGPLQDTLTGWASAALAWFPLARDLVTGAIIPGVGTVLSFLPTLLVLYLAMSFLEDSGYMARAAFLMDRAMRSVGLDGRAFIPLILGFGCNVPAVYATRTLERRSDRLLVSMILPFMSCSARLPVYVVFAAALFPRQASLLVWAMYTLGMLVALAFAFVLRRTSYPAEGSGVLLELPPYRFPTAQVLWKHAWRRTASFAKRARTTVLATVAGVWLLLAIPAVSGASFATVAPQDSLFGRVSQAMSPIFAPLGFGTWQATGALVPGFIAKEVVVGTLGQIYLGEQAARPAPLGLVDGVVQAGRATWDAVVASVSALPTILALPSLNADATGDLNTPLATALARAFTPASGLSYLVFVLLYTPCIATVGALAQEHGRRFAWTTVAYQLATAWIAAFLVYQLARAVL
- a CDS encoding FeoA family protein; translation: MPDVPLDSLAPGQTAHVVALDPAHPLRRRLMELGFVRGAPVTVVRRAPLGDPVELRVGATLLALRADDLRLIRVRA